A genome region from Labilibaculum antarcticum includes the following:
- a CDS encoding RagB/SusD family nutrient uptake outer membrane protein codes for MKIYIKSISKLLLVLTASLVLTNCSDDFLDQDKLGQETSDVYFNSQDKAVSSLTAAYSDIKDYRFGWFFWAFGETMSDNAIYSGSDGDNAGFEPLKTFNGTADMFQVRYKWDLCYRGINKSSQAIVGIEGMADELFESVAFKNRLISEAKVLRAFYHFELVRAFGRIPILDHLIKTAGEKIGQSETADVYAFIISELEAAEPNLPVKSAYSASDLGRVTKGFAQGFLAKVNLYAENFADAKIWAKKVMDSNEYQLDPDYAHVFSFDGENGIESLFEIDFIESLTEAGATTNNGNFQTLFQIPRNITYGYGINQPTQDLADAYDAAGDVIRKAATLLTTDEVYANEISQGVWDWYNLQTDSQVANDSLDQWKAKLTFNRTGYYQQKIYVGPADRSPEIRNNANNTRIMRYAEVLLTYSEACYRTTDEGNARIALNLVRDRAGLTALTTSGTALLDAIYAERRLELAGENDRYHELLRTNRANILPFYSEAHKYWPVPQAEIDRTTGEIEQNPGY; via the coding sequence ATGAAAATATATATTAAATCAATTAGCAAATTGCTTTTGGTTTTGACTGCAAGTTTAGTCTTGACCAATTGTAGCGATGATTTTCTTGATCAAGATAAATTGGGACAGGAAACCTCTGACGTATATTTTAATAGTCAGGACAAAGCAGTGTCTTCATTGACTGCTGCTTATTCCGATATAAAAGATTATCGTTTTGGATGGTTTTTTTGGGCTTTTGGTGAAACCATGAGTGACAATGCAATCTACAGCGGAAGCGATGGTGACAATGCTGGGTTTGAACCATTAAAAACGTTTAATGGAACTGCCGACATGTTTCAGGTTCGATATAAATGGGATTTATGTTACCGTGGAATTAATAAATCGAGCCAGGCAATCGTAGGGATTGAGGGAATGGCTGATGAATTGTTTGAATCAGTGGCTTTCAAAAATCGTTTAATTTCAGAAGCGAAGGTTTTAAGAGCTTTTTATCATTTCGAATTGGTTCGTGCTTTTGGACGAATTCCAATATTAGACCATTTGATTAAAACTGCGGGAGAGAAAATTGGACAATCCGAGACCGCGGATGTCTATGCATTTATTATTTCCGAATTGGAAGCTGCAGAACCAAATTTGCCTGTTAAAAGTGCATATAGTGCTAGTGATTTAGGACGGGTAACCAAAGGTTTTGCACAAGGATTTTTAGCTAAGGTTAATCTTTATGCTGAAAATTTTGCGGATGCAAAAATTTGGGCTAAGAAAGTGATGGATTCTAATGAATATCAGCTGGATCCTGATTATGCTCATGTTTTTTCTTTTGATGGAGAAAATGGAATTGAATCTTTATTTGAAATTGATTTTATTGAATCGTTAACAGAGGCCGGAGCAACTACAAATAATGGGAACTTCCAAACTTTGTTCCAAATTCCAAGGAATATTACTTACGGTTACGGGATTAACCAGCCTACACAGGATTTGGCTGATGCTTATGATGCTGCTGGGGATGTTATTCGTAAGGCGGCCACCCTACTTACAACGGATGAGGTTTATGCCAATGAAATTTCTCAAGGTGTTTGGGATTGGTATAATTTACAAACCGATTCTCAAGTCGCTAATGATTCTTTAGATCAATGGAAGGCTAAGTTGACCTTCAACAGAACGGGTTATTATCAGCAGAAAATTTATGTAGGACCAGCTGATCGATCTCCTGAGATTCGTAATAATGCAAATAATACTCGTATTATGAGATATGCTGAAGTTCTTTTGACTTACTCTGAAGCATGTTACAGAACTACCGACGAAGGTAATGCACGGATAGCATTGAATCTTGTTCGGGATCGCGCAGGTTTGACAGCTCTTACAACTTCAGGAACTGCATTACTAGATGCAATTTATGCCGAGCGTCGTCTCGAATTGGCAGGGGAAAATGATCGTTACCACGAATTACTTCGCACGAATAGGGCTAATATCTTGCCGTTTTATTCGGAAGCGCATAAATATTGGCCTGTGCCGCAGGCTGAAATTGATAGAACCACAGGTGAAATCGAGCAAAATCCTGGATATTAA
- a CDS encoding metallophosphoesterase — protein MYQPIRNYKIIIFLAAINLWSLNASAQEKKEELGSGAFSSYDKVFNGNVKEINLDDYADGPHFFWLDSTIVKSWYINHEKEGNTIDIREKKIKVKGDSVLVKGQKGDSNRYWLRKGKYPVQSAEYSGVNKLLAIGDVHGEYDVLVELLQNSGVIDENLDWKWGDGHLVFIGDIFDRGDKVTESLYLIKKLQRQANENKGKLHLLLGNHEVMVLMNDSRYIAPKYKNMCQRLMMNYPRFFAENTELGKWLRSLNSVVKINDMLFVHGGLSPDLVDRGLSIEQINDDIRKSLNKDNEMTHEELMKAVYFPENPLWYRGYLMKSRSYSIINTEELNKVLSYYNTNRIFFGHTEVESIRFLHEGKVGAINVPMGYSEIKPQVLLVEEGRFYRCFIDGSKELIE, from the coding sequence ATGTATCAACCAATTCGGAATTATAAAATTATAATCTTCTTAGCCGCAATTAACTTATGGTCTTTGAATGCAAGTGCGCAAGAAAAGAAGGAGGAATTAGGTTCCGGGGCTTTTTCATCATACGATAAGGTATTTAATGGGAATGTAAAGGAGATAAATTTAGATGATTATGCTGATGGTCCGCATTTTTTTTGGCTCGATTCTACAATCGTAAAGTCATGGTATATTAATCATGAAAAAGAAGGGAATACAATTGATATTCGGGAAAAGAAAATAAAGGTTAAGGGAGATTCTGTTTTGGTTAAGGGGCAAAAAGGAGATTCAAATCGATATTGGCTTCGAAAAGGGAAATATCCAGTGCAAAGTGCTGAATACTCAGGTGTAAATAAGCTGTTAGCGATTGGTGATGTACATGGAGAATACGATGTTCTGGTTGAATTGCTTCAAAATTCAGGGGTTATTGATGAAAATTTGGATTGGAAATGGGGCGATGGACATCTGGTTTTTATAGGGGATATTTTTGATCGAGGTGATAAGGTGACTGAAAGTCTGTATTTAATAAAGAAATTACAGCGGCAGGCCAATGAAAATAAAGGGAAACTGCATTTATTGCTAGGGAATCATGAAGTAATGGTTTTGATGAACGATTCTCGATACATTGCCCCTAAGTATAAGAACATGTGTCAAAGATTAATGATGAATTACCCTAGGTTTTTTGCCGAAAACACGGAATTGGGTAAATGGTTGAGATCATTGAATTCTGTCGTGAAAATTAACGATATGCTATTTGTTCACGGTGGTTTGTCTCCGGATTTAGTTGATCGGGGACTTAGTATTGAACAGATAAATGATGACATAAGAAAAAGCTTAAATAAAGACAATGAGATGACACATGAGGAGTTGATGAAAGCCGTATACTTTCCTGAAAATCCGTTGTGGTATCGAGGTTATTTAATGAAATCAAGAAGTTATTCAATCATAAATACGGAGGAATTGAATAAGGTGTTGTCTTACTACAATACAAACCGAATTTTTTTCGGGCATACAGAGGTGGAGTCCATACGTTTTTTGCATGAAGGCAAAGTGGGTGCTATAAATGTTCCCATGGGATATTCCGAAATTAAACCACAGGTATTATTAGTTGAGGAGGGGAGATTTTACCGCTGTTTTATCGATGGAAGTAAAGAGTTAATTGAATAA
- a CDS encoding glutamine synthetase III family protein, whose amino-acid sequence MATIRFKALGELLKREAIPVVFPSNKVTDYYGDLVFNAESMRKYLSKDAFRAVTTANKKGLSVDPKMADNIAAGMKAWSMEKGATHYTHWFQPLTDGTAEKHDGFIDYGDGGHIIENFSGKLLAQQEPDASSFPSGGIRQTFEARGYTAWDVSSPAFIVGTTLCIPTIFIAYTGEALDYKAPLLKALTAVDEAAVGVCQYFDKNVTKVHTNLGWEQEYFLIDEALYQARPDLVLTGRTLMGHSSSKDQQLDDHYFGSIPDRVTAFMMELEVECHKLGIPAKTRHNEVAPSQFELAPIYEEANLANDHNQLLMDVMKRVARRHKFHVLFHEKPFAGINGSGKHNNWSLGTDTGVVLLAPGKNPKANIQFLTFVVNTLMAVFKNQDLLRASILTASNSHRLGANEAPPSIISVFLGDEVSRMLDRIVEEVGERKMTPDEKTALKLGIGRIPEIILDNTDRNRTSPFAFTGNRFEFRAVGSSVNNAAAMTALSASVAVELKEFKIAVDTLIEQDIKKDEAIFQVLKKMIIECKAIRFNGDGYSQEWVEEAKKRGLSNIMSVPESLSQYLAPTSKKSLVGTGVMTEVELEARVEVELEKFTKKIQIEARVLGDLAINHIVPTAVAYQTKLIQNVQGLKNLFSNSEYEELSSARLELIKEISGHISSIKAKVKAMIEARKACNVLEEGIEMAKAYDEKVRPYLDDIRQHIDKLELVVDNEMWPLPKYRELLFNN is encoded by the coding sequence ATGGCCACGATTAGATTTAAAGCGTTAGGGGAGTTACTTAAAAGGGAAGCTATTCCTGTTGTTTTCCCTTCAAATAAGGTGACTGATTATTACGGTGATCTAGTGTTTAATGCAGAGTCCATGAGAAAGTACCTTTCTAAAGATGCTTTTCGTGCTGTAACGACTGCTAATAAGAAAGGTTTGTCTGTAGATCCAAAAATGGCTGATAATATTGCTGCTGGGATGAAAGCTTGGTCGATGGAAAAAGGTGCAACTCATTATACTCACTGGTTTCAGCCATTAACAGATGGTACTGCAGAAAAACATGATGGTTTTATCGATTATGGTGATGGCGGTCATATTATTGAAAATTTTTCAGGTAAATTATTGGCTCAGCAAGAGCCAGATGCGTCTTCATTTCCTTCAGGGGGAATTCGTCAAACATTTGAAGCTCGTGGTTATACCGCTTGGGATGTATCGTCTCCGGCCTTTATTGTTGGTACAACACTTTGTATTCCTACTATATTTATTGCTTACACAGGAGAAGCTCTTGATTACAAGGCTCCCTTGTTAAAAGCCCTGACTGCTGTTGATGAAGCTGCTGTTGGTGTTTGTCAGTATTTCGATAAAAATGTAACTAAGGTTCATACTAACCTAGGATGGGAACAAGAGTATTTCCTTATTGATGAAGCTTTGTATCAAGCTCGTCCAGATCTTGTGCTAACGGGTCGTACCTTAATGGGACACTCATCTTCTAAAGATCAGCAATTGGACGATCACTATTTTGGATCTATTCCTGATCGTGTTACTGCTTTCATGATGGAATTGGAAGTTGAATGTCATAAATTAGGAATTCCTGCGAAAACTCGTCACAACGAGGTGGCTCCAAGTCAGTTCGAATTAGCTCCTATTTACGAAGAGGCTAACCTTGCAAATGATCACAATCAATTGTTGATGGATGTGATGAAAAGAGTTGCGCGTCGTCATAAATTCCATGTTCTTTTTCACGAAAAACCTTTCGCTGGAATTAATGGATCAGGGAAACACAATAACTGGTCTCTAGGAACAGATACAGGTGTCGTTCTTCTGGCTCCAGGTAAAAATCCTAAAGCCAATATCCAATTCCTTACCTTTGTGGTAAATACATTGATGGCTGTATTTAAGAATCAGGATTTGTTGCGTGCATCAATTCTTACAGCTTCGAACAGTCACCGTTTAGGTGCAAACGAGGCGCCTCCTTCAATCATTTCTGTTTTTCTTGGCGATGAAGTTTCAAGAATGTTAGATAGAATTGTTGAAGAAGTTGGCGAAAGGAAAATGACGCCAGATGAAAAGACTGCATTAAAATTAGGTATTGGTAGAATTCCTGAGATTATATTAGATAATACCGATCGTAACCGTACTTCTCCATTTGCATTTACCGGTAATCGTTTTGAGTTCCGTGCTGTTGGATCTTCAGTGAATAACGCTGCCGCAATGACTGCTTTAAGTGCCTCAGTTGCTGTTGAGTTAAAAGAATTTAAAATAGCTGTTGATACTTTGATTGAACAGGACATCAAGAAGGATGAGGCGATTTTCCAAGTTCTTAAGAAGATGATCATTGAGTGTAAGGCTATCCGTTTTAATGGTGATGGTTATTCGCAGGAATGGGTAGAAGAGGCTAAAAAGAGAGGTCTTTCAAATATAATGAGTGTTCCTGAGTCTTTATCTCAGTACCTTGCTCCTACTTCTAAAAAATCTTTAGTTGGAACTGGAGTGATGACAGAAGTAGAATTGGAAGCTCGTGTTGAAGTAGAATTGGAGAAATTTACTAAGAAAATTCAGATTGAAGCTCGTGTTCTTGGAGATCTAGCGATTAACCACATTGTACCAACGGCTGTTGCTTATCAAACTAAGCTGATTCAGAATGTTCAGGGATTAAAAAATCTATTCTCCAACAGCGAGTATGAAGAATTATCTTCTGCACGTCTTGAGTTGATTAAAGAAATTTCTGGTCATATTAGTTCAATTAAAGCGAAAGTAAAAGCAATGATTGAAGCACGTAAGGCTTGTAATGTGTTGGAAGAAGGAATTGAAATGGCTAAGGCTTACGATGAAAAAGTTCGTCCATATCTTGACGATATTCGTCAGCACATCGATAAGTTGGAGTTGGTCGTTGATAATGAAATGTGGCCTTTGCCAAAATATCGCGAATTGTTATTTAATAACTAA
- the porE gene encoding PorE family type IX secretion system protein yields the protein MKLFSNICILIILSIFVSCSAQSYINRGDKMVKSGRYYNAQGLYEKAYKKSKDREAKADIAFKAASCYDQVNEARRASSWYRKAILNRDTFSNAVLNLAYAEVKNGKIEDAEENFWEYLDLKPEAKADNDPSEILKRISEWEEYPGRYKVEILSDFNSSSSDFCPIYMGKDTNVVFFSSTRKLNDKPKKDGVTGDFHSNIFESHYSNEVIRKSRKRKGRKATSRKVTVDTYQWSKARGVGDTINTDWNEGAACFSPEADVLYFTSSRKVTKENQGTKIFVVQRQEDGWGRVAQLDLVPDSLSVGHPSISADGTILYFVSDMPGGYGGNDIWMAKKSGSSWSEPQNLGRPINTPDDELFPFIKSNGDLYFASDRKEGMGGLDIYRAKREETGVWRVENMKYPINSTADDFALVFRSDEEKGMFTSSRKRGNDDIYGFKYVPLQFSLSGKVVNSETNEVVSKAEIHIVSSNGEQTDSRSNVEGQFNIDLDPELEYIVMVSAEGYLNGKELLSTVGIDLSRNFKSTIGLKPIEKPIELPNILYDFGSWELRDESKTALDVLVETLNDNPKITIELGSHTDYVGSESTNRDISQKRAQSVVDYLIEKGIYWDRLIAHGYGESKPLTANADKAKEYGFLTEGDVVSESFISKLREKEKEEANQLNRRTDFRVLSTDYEPGPNSKVKPGSDFSQIGSTLIKDLSEIKGVFYTIQIGAFNKNTIPPILQKYKVVFRGNVDSSTVRYTTGIFDDLEAARAEASKIGKTGINAFVIAYNKGKKITFAEAKKLKK from the coding sequence ATGAAGCTCTTTTCTAATATCTGTATCTTAATTATTCTTAGCATATTTGTTTCCTGTTCTGCACAATCCTATATTAATCGTGGCGATAAAATGGTGAAGTCCGGACGCTACTACAATGCGCAAGGCTTGTACGAAAAGGCTTATAAAAAGTCCAAGGATAGAGAAGCTAAGGCTGATATTGCCTTCAAGGCAGCTTCTTGTTACGATCAGGTAAATGAGGCACGTAGAGCTTCGTCATGGTATCGTAAAGCCATCTTAAATCGGGATACATTTTCAAATGCCGTTTTGAATCTGGCATATGCCGAAGTGAAAAATGGAAAAATAGAAGATGCGGAGGAAAATTTCTGGGAGTATCTGGATCTTAAGCCAGAAGCAAAGGCAGATAATGATCCTTCTGAAATTCTAAAAAGAATTAGTGAATGGGAAGAATATCCTGGAAGATATAAAGTTGAGATATTAAGTGATTTTAATTCTTCGAGTAGCGATTTTTGCCCGATTTACATGGGGAAGGATACGAATGTTGTCTTTTTTTCATCAACTAGAAAATTGAATGATAAGCCTAAAAAAGATGGTGTTACCGGAGATTTTCACTCTAATATTTTTGAATCTCATTATTCCAATGAAGTGATTCGGAAAAGTAGAAAGAGGAAAGGAAGAAAAGCAACATCACGAAAAGTAACTGTAGATACTTATCAGTGGAGTAAGGCACGTGGAGTTGGAGATACCATTAATACTGATTGGAACGAAGGTGCTGCATGTTTTTCTCCCGAAGCAGATGTGTTGTATTTTACTTCTTCCCGAAAAGTAACCAAAGAAAATCAGGGAACGAAGATATTTGTTGTGCAAAGACAAGAAGATGGTTGGGGACGTGTTGCCCAACTTGACTTGGTTCCGGATAGTTTATCGGTTGGGCATCCATCCATTTCAGCCGATGGTACCATCTTGTATTTTGTGTCGGATATGCCAGGAGGTTATGGTGGAAATGATATTTGGATGGCTAAGAAAAGTGGAAGTAGTTGGAGCGAACCACAAAATTTAGGTCGCCCAATTAATACCCCTGATGATGAATTGTTTCCATTTATTAAAAGTAATGGCGATTTGTATTTTGCATCCGATCGTAAAGAAGGAATGGGTGGTTTGGATATTTATCGCGCTAAGCGGGAAGAAACGGGTGTATGGCGGGTTGAAAACATGAAATACCCGATTAATTCTACAGCAGATGATTTTGCACTTGTTTTTAGATCAGATGAGGAAAAAGGAATGTTCACCTCTTCGAGAAAGAGAGGGAACGATGATATTTATGGGTTCAAGTATGTGCCGTTACAATTTTCATTATCAGGGAAAGTAGTGAATTCTGAAACGAATGAAGTTGTCTCTAAAGCAGAAATTCATATTGTTTCTTCGAATGGTGAGCAAACAGATAGTAGGTCTAATGTGGAAGGACAATTTAATATAGATCTTGATCCAGAACTGGAATATATTGTAATGGTTTCGGCGGAAGGATATTTAAACGGGAAAGAGCTGTTAAGTACTGTCGGGATAGATCTTAGTCGCAATTTTAAATCGACAATTGGATTAAAACCAATCGAAAAGCCAATTGAATTACCAAATATACTTTATGATTTTGGATCTTGGGAATTGAGAGATGAGTCAAAAACGGCATTGGATGTTCTGGTGGAGACATTAAATGATAATCCAAAAATTACTATTGAACTGGGATCGCATACCGATTATGTTGGAAGCGAGTCTACAAACCGTGATATTTCTCAGAAAAGAGCTCAGTCGGTTGTTGATTACCTGATCGAAAAAGGAATATATTGGGATCGATTAATAGCTCATGGTTACGGTGAATCTAAACCATTGACTGCTAATGCAGATAAAGCTAAAGAGTACGGATTTTTAACTGAGGGCGATGTGGTAAGCGAATCTTTTATCAGTAAACTGAGAGAAAAAGAGAAGGAAGAGGCTAATCAATTGAATCGAAGAACCGATTTTAGAGTTTTATCAACAGATTATGAGCCTGGACCAAATTCCAAAGTAAAGCCAGGTTCCGATTTTAGTCAGATTGGAAGTACACTAATAAAAGATTTATCAGAAATTAAAGGTGTTTTTTATACCATTCAGATAGGAGCATTTAATAAAAATACGATTCCGCCAA